In a single window of the Candidatus Eisenbacteria bacterium genome:
- a CDS encoding cation:proton antiporter: protein MGTNRVPVLWIVAGAVALGALLPRPSWAAAAADPVVPLLLHLSVVLAVAKLGGWAAARVGQPAVLGELLAGIVIGNLALLGFGGLAGIREDPVLATLASLGVIVLLFEVGLESTVRQMVQVGASATLVAVLGVITPFALGWGAGAWLLPDKPAYVHAFLGAVLTATSVGITARVLHDLGAVRTREAKIILGAAVIDDVLGLVILAVVSGAITAVDQGGAGLSFGDIAWITFKALGFLIAAILLGILLARRLIRLAAKIRVRGILLSTGLIFCFLLSYLAARADLAPIVGAFAAGLILEGPYFSPFEESRENSIESLLHPISTFLVPIFFVLTGARVELQTFADPGILALAATLTVAAWIGKQACSLGVLQRGVDRLTVGIGMVPRGEVGLIFANVGATLTVAGERVITPATYAAVVIMVILTTLVTPPLLQWSIRRRERPD from the coding sequence TCCATCTCTCGGTCGTGCTCGCGGTGGCGAAGCTCGGAGGATGGGCCGCGGCGCGAGTCGGACAGCCCGCGGTCCTCGGCGAGCTCCTCGCCGGCATCGTGATCGGCAATCTCGCCCTCCTTGGATTCGGCGGGCTCGCCGGAATTCGAGAGGACCCGGTCCTCGCCACGCTCGCGAGCCTCGGGGTGATCGTGCTCCTGTTCGAGGTCGGACTGGAGTCGACGGTGCGCCAGATGGTGCAGGTCGGCGCGTCCGCGACGCTCGTCGCCGTCCTCGGAGTGATCACGCCGTTCGCGCTCGGGTGGGGCGCGGGAGCGTGGCTCCTTCCCGACAAGCCCGCCTACGTGCACGCGTTTCTCGGCGCGGTGCTCACGGCCACGAGCGTCGGCATCACGGCCCGCGTGCTCCACGATCTCGGAGCCGTCCGGACTCGCGAGGCGAAGATCATCCTCGGCGCGGCCGTGATCGACGACGTGCTCGGACTCGTGATCCTGGCCGTCGTGAGCGGCGCGATCACCGCCGTCGATCAGGGCGGAGCCGGACTCTCGTTCGGGGACATCGCCTGGATCACCTTCAAGGCGCTCGGGTTCCTGATCGCGGCCATCCTGCTGGGCATCCTGCTCGCGCGGCGGTTGATCCGGCTCGCGGCGAAGATCCGGGTGCGCGGCATCCTGCTCTCGACCGGGCTCATCTTCTGTTTCCTGCTCTCGTATCTCGCCGCGCGAGCCGACCTGGCTCCCATCGTCGGCGCGTTCGCGGCGGGGCTCATCCTCGAGGGGCCGTACTTCTCCCCCTTCGAGGAGAGCCGCGAGAACAGCATCGAGTCCCTGCTCCACCCGATCTCGACCTTTCTCGTCCCGATCTTCTTCGTGCTGACGGGTGCCCGGGTGGAGCTCCAGACCTTCGCGGATCCGGGGATCCTCGCGCTGGCGGCGACGCTCACGGTGGCGGCATGGATCGGGAAGCAGGCGTGCTCTCTCGGCGTGCTCCAGCGGGGCGTGGACCGCCTGACGGTCGGGATCGGGATGGTGCCGCGGGGCGAGGTGGGGCTCATCTTCGCGAACGTCGGCGCGACGCTGACGGTCGCGGGAGAGCGGGTCATCACGCCGGCCACGTACGCCGCCGTCGTGATCATGGTCATCCTCACAACGCTCGTGACGCCGCCGCTCCTCCAGTGGAGCATCCGGCGGCGCGAGCGGCCGGACTAG